The DNA window ATTGGACAGATAGTCTCATTATTTTATCATGCTTCACTGCAACTTCATGGgctcaataaatacataatttttttacaaatgtaaatttttaaatttaagcattTGTGAAGTTATACCAAAAGTTGCAGATCTGTTAATACACAGGAGTTGTATGGattatttatgttataaaaacaaaacacttaaaataaatgGTCTTTTGGCTTCTcaaattctgaaataattttagcaTTCTCTTCTTCCCAAAGCAATGCCTTGTTTCTTAGCTGTGCAGGTGATTCCATATCTAATAACCAGAAAAATCACTGTGCTGAACTTTGATTTACGTTtagctttaatatttttctaatgttttgctttttaaatggtaTCACTGTTAAATGCCGTTTGTTTTGAGATTGTGCCCCTTTATTATTGGCTGGTAGATCCTGGTGTGTCTGTGTTCTTTCATAAGTACCAAAAAGGGAGGcttgggaagaagaaagaaaagaaggaaaaaacttttctaaatataaatgtgttaattaaattgtgtgtatttttttaaaaaggaacatggCCCAGGAGTCTAAATTAAATCTAATATATTTAATACTGAACTTGCAGGTGCAGGTCGGTGTGCATCCCACCCTTCGGAAGTATTTCCTACAGTAGATGAGCCACTCACATTTTGCTCATATTTTGTTTTGAACAGGCATCTCCTAAGGAAATGTAGCATGACACGGTACTAACTGCATGTGTAAATACAGCACACTAGCaaactctaaaatataaattatatatcatcATTCACGTAGCATCTACAGATTTGtaacagtgaaaaaatatatatggtatataatatttagtaatacaataaaattattatcaCTTATGTCCATGAGCATTTCGTCTTTTATGTTtgtcttttataattttcaggTTTAATAATCAGGGTTATATGATTAATGCAGAGATGTGAAGCATAAACCAAGGTTATCTTAGTCatgaaaaaaagatttgaattctCAGGATGCAACCCTAACTTATTTCTCAGGGATCCTACCACAGTCATTAAAAATGCAGGAAATTTTACACCTTCATAAGGGCGGGCCGGAAGCTCCATCCAGTGCACTTAGTTGAAGTGTCAATTTATCTCAGCCTCACCTCGTGCTTCTTTGATTTCTTAAATTTACTTTATACATTCAGGAACAAAACTTTTAACAGACAGTTTCTAAAACCTGTACActtgaggtttttttcttataaataaaaacaaagtcctGTGATAtgatacagaaaataaacttaaattcttaagaaagaagataaacaaatggccCTGGGAACAAGATAAAACTGCAGACAgtgtcccacaacccaggtgaGGGttgcagagagaaaaatcaaagtagCTGATTACACGTTCTGtagtggtttggtttggtttggttgttaGTGAACAGCTAATGGATTGATGATAGGTAACGATGGAGTGAAAATACCAACTTGAAATAGTGACCTTAATTAGCACaattaacatgatttttttcatcttcagatGACATTATTCATtagctttttcaaaaatattttaaattatttttctttttttaaatattttattgtttatgctattacagttgtcccaatttttccccctctccaccccacctcccataGCCAATCCCCATACTTTTCTGTCGACATTCTGTGGTAGTAAAGTATCTTTAGGTTTAAAGACTAGTGCATATTCTTTGCCTTTTGGAGTTCTATTTGTGCAGCCATACTTCAAAGGAAATTTTTCCATTGCATTTCCTCACCATTAcattcatttacaaaataaaatttctcctGTCTGTATTCTGTCTAAGTGGGTCACTAAGATTCTAAAGTAGGATACTGGCTTTGGGGAGATAATATGTGGCTTTGAGAAATAGGCTGTGTGTAATGGGATTCTtaagacaaacaaaacacaacaaagcaCCAGCTATGTACATTTATTTGGTGGTAAGCATCTTACAAATATGAGCTGTCAAGCTGTACTCAGCCAGTGTCCCCAACTCTGGCTATAAGGGCATGGGTTCAGAATGTACTCTGAATATGGTGTACAAAAAATCTAAAACAGGTTGCTGAAAAGAAAATACTGGATATTGAATGAATTGCCATTTTGTTCCATAGTGGATTATAGGTATTAACATCTTCCTTAAGCTGAATGTAGTTTAATATATAATACGCTGTATGAGATTTACAATGGAAGCATTAAACAATTTGAATGAAAAACTACTAAAACAGTTAAACTTAAAATGAGTTCTACATTtccaaaaagcttttttttttaaggttaaagTATTTCTTGCTGAATACTACACACAAAATAGCTGAAGGTGAGGATCTTGGGGGTATCTCAGCTCCTTCCTGTAAACTActaccctccccacctccaaacactAACTTAAAAATGGACTAATACTGCGAAAAGGAAAGCTTACAGGGAAATCCCCACAACCCCCCAAATGCGCAAACATCCTATATTTGCTGCCTGCAGACACAGGTCTTGAATATACAGCTCCCCTCCCGCCAGACCCCATAAGTTTGGCACCAATCACAACTTCCAATTCACAGAAAATACAAGGCAAGAGATCTGACCCTATTGAGACAGAAACTACATAGGTGTCTGTgataacaacaggaaaaaaaattgttgacTACCATTTTTGGTAGCTAGAATCCTTTGTAGACATTGAGACATGCACAAATTCACTGCGACTTTCCATAGGAATTACAAGTCATAGGATTCATTGGGATCTTCAGAGTTTGGAGAGCAAGGAAGGAATCCTATTTTCATGGGGAAAGTAAGAAGGATTTAAAGCTGACAGTTCTTGACCAGGAATGTTAATACTACCCATATACATACCTGCTCTAGGAAGGGATTTTACATTTTGCTGTCTGCTCCTGTGTCTGAACATTGACTACCGGGACTTTTTAGGAGAGAAAATATAGGAAGGGAAGGGGGTAAACTTGCAAGTTGAACAAAGCCCCACAGAAATTGCCGTGATGTTTCCTCCAGGGCCAACCTCGCAATCTAGCGCGTCTCTCGGCCCTCAACAGCCTGGCCGCAGTGGCATCTGCAGCAGCAGGACCTGCCGGCTTTCTGAGGGGTGGCACTTGTTAATGTGTCGGGTCAGCCCTGGGGAGCTAAAGAAAGTGGACGGGCAGTGCTTGCACGAGAAGATTTGCTGAGCACTCCCGTCGGGTGCCCCTCCCGGGCCCGGAGCTTCTGGGGGGACCCCAGGCAAAGCCGGCAGGAGCAGTTCGTCCCGGACAGCATGCCACAGCCTGTGCTTGTCCCTGATGTCTGCAGACGGGAAGTGCGCCCCGCACAGTGGGCAAGCGAAGGCCAGTGGGGCACCGCGTTCGGGGCCAAAGCCTGGGGCCAGCGCGCTGGCCGAGGCCGCGTCGTGAGTGCCCAGATGCTTGCGCAGATAGGCTTGGCGACGGAATTTTTTGTGGCAATAGGGGCACACGAAGATCTCGGGTTCCCCGACACCGCTGGCAGTGCTTGGCCCAGGCACCCGGCTCCCTATCACCCCCTCCGAGTAGGGAACCCGAGGGAGCGGTGCCTCGAGGTGGGACAACACCTggaggccctgggcctgggcgCTGTCTGGGCACTGCTCCGCTCCGGAGCTGTCCCGGGGCTGCAGGTGCTGATTTTCGGTGTGTTCTGCTCGGCTGTTCTCCTTCCCCTTCGCCAGAAAAGAAGCAACAGCCCGGGAATCCGGGGAGGACAACGGAGGAAGCTTCCCGTCAATCGAGGAGACGGTGGCTGCGTTTGCCACGGCGGGACGAGGCTTGTGCCAGCGGCGATGGGAGGCGAGGTTCGCTGGGCAGCTGAAGACCTTGTCGCACTCCGGGCAGCGGTACTCAACGCGGACGATGCGGGAGCAGCGATGCTGAGCCAGCGCGAAGGGGTCTGCGTACTGCTCCTTGCACAGCTGACAGATGAACTCCCCCAGCGGCGCGCGGCCGCCCCCCGGGCCCCGGGACGGGGTTCCGGATGGGGTTCCGGGCTCCTCCTCCTTGATCTTCAGGCCCAGGACAGGGGATGTGGTCACTTCGTCTGCGAAGCTCAACTTCCTCATAGCCTTTGGCTTCTTGACTCCAGCAGCTGCAGGTCCAGACACGCAGCCCGGAGGTGCCTTGGCGCGGCGTTCGGCGGCCGCGGGCCGCTTCAGGCTGTGTAGGGCAGCCGAGAGGGGCACCGGGTCTGGATGAAGCACGGGCTCCGGGAACGGTGCCCGGAGCGGCAGCTGGAACTGCTCCCCTGAAGCTGGTACGGCTGCCGGTGCCACCG is part of the Desmodus rotundus isolate HL8 chromosome 7, HLdesRot8A.1, whole genome shotgun sequence genome and encodes:
- the INSM2 gene encoding insulinoma-associated protein 2, coding for MPRGFLVKRTKRTGGAYRVRLAQRVFPKPEPQGPPPFPKEASRAPLPDTERAAPPSPEEPGKGLEESAARELSGSPRRAAGVSPGPRRREGAEWKVDGREGPRPSSSPAKPVGTELRRAFLERCLSSPVSAESFPGGAAVAAFSCSVAPAAVPASGEQFQLPLRAPFPEPVLHPDPVPLSAALHSLKRPAAAERRAKAPPGCVSGPAAAGVKKPKAMRKLSFADEVTTSPVLGLKIKEEEPGTPSGTPSRGPGGGRAPLGEFICQLCKEQYADPFALAQHRCSRIVRVEYRCPECDKVFSCPANLASHRRWHKPRPAVANAATVSSIDGKLPPLSSPDSRAVASFLAKGKENSRAEHTENQHLQPRDSSGAEQCPDSAQAQGLQVLSHLEAPLPRVPYSEGVIGSRVPGPSTASGVGEPEIFVCPYCHKKFRRQAYLRKHLGTHDAASASALAPGFGPERGAPLAFACPLCGAHFPSADIRDKHRLWHAVRDELLLPALPGVPPEAPGPGGAPDGSAQQIFSCKHCPSTFFSSPGLTRHINKCHPSESRQVLLLQMPLRPGC